A genomic region of Fodinisporobacter ferrooxydans contains the following coding sequences:
- a CDS encoding diphosphate--fructose-6-phosphate 1-phosphotransferase, whose amino-acid sequence MSTIAIGQAGGPTAVINASLVGFLEGLDEHHTVYGIMNGYQGLAENDLELLEGGMLHWVLSHRFVPGACLGSGRFLFTEEKISQAVRNLKKRDIHTLVFIGGNGTMAALQKISHEAKAIGYELQVIGIPKTVDNDLAGTDHAPGFGSAARYVALSTRDISKDLEAMRNFEQVRIIETMGRNAGWLAAASGFLKQSETDGPHLVCIPEVPIEQGQLLQQIKEMVREYGIVTIVVSEGVTLKGASQVKKAVVQGRSVLGGISKQLEDIVREHLGLNARAEILGMNQRSSIMAISSQDQLEAYETGKKAAEILKAGKTEVMVAIQYLDSIRYTSILEDCPLEIVASKGERLLPEEFISNQKRYFRWLKHLIGDNIPSYPPALRRRMIDENLYSGSK is encoded by the coding sequence ATGAGTACGATTGCGATCGGGCAAGCCGGTGGCCCCACAGCTGTCATAAACGCAAGCCTTGTCGGGTTTTTGGAAGGTTTGGACGAACATCATACTGTATATGGAATCATGAATGGATATCAAGGTTTGGCAGAAAACGATTTGGAGTTGCTCGAAGGTGGAATGTTGCACTGGGTTCTGAGTCATCGATTTGTACCGGGAGCATGTCTGGGTTCCGGCCGATTTCTTTTTACAGAAGAGAAAATTTCACAAGCTGTTCGAAATTTAAAAAAACGTGACATCCATACACTTGTTTTTATAGGTGGCAATGGAACGATGGCGGCTCTCCAAAAAATTAGTCACGAGGCGAAAGCGATAGGCTATGAACTGCAAGTGATCGGTATACCGAAGACTGTCGATAATGATTTGGCAGGAACTGACCACGCTCCTGGTTTCGGCAGTGCAGCGAGATATGTTGCCCTTTCTACAAGAGATATCAGTAAAGATTTGGAAGCTATGCGGAACTTTGAGCAAGTAAGGATTATTGAAACAATGGGGCGCAATGCAGGGTGGTTGGCTGCTGCGAGTGGATTTTTAAAACAATCAGAGACAGATGGTCCTCATTTGGTTTGCATTCCCGAAGTGCCAATCGAACAGGGTCAGTTGCTCCAACAAATAAAAGAGATGGTTCGTGAATATGGAATCGTAACAATTGTCGTAAGTGAAGGTGTGACACTTAAAGGGGCCTCGCAAGTGAAGAAAGCAGTCGTCCAAGGCAGATCTGTTCTTGGCGGGATTTCCAAACAGCTGGAGGATATCGTACGAGAACATCTTGGCCTAAATGCCCGAGCTGAAATTTTAGGCATGAATCAGCGAAGTTCTATCATGGCGATTTCGTCTCAAGATCAATTGGAAGCATATGAAACAGGCAAAAAAGCGGCTGAAATTTTGAAAGCAGGCAAAACGGAAGTGATGGTTGCTATTCAATACTTGGATTCCATCCGATATACTTCTATATTAGAAGATTGTCCATTGGAGATTGTAGCGAGTAAAGGAGAAAGATTGCTTCCGGAGGAATTTATATCAAATCAAAAGAGATATTTTCGGTGGTTGAAACATTTGATTGGAGATAATATTCCTTCATACCCTCCTGCACTTAGAAGGAGAATGATTGATGAAAATTTATACAGTGGATCCAAGTAA
- a CDS encoding class II fructose-bisphosphate aldolase, which yields MPYISGKELLQQAWKNGYAVGAFSAHNAETIQSILWAAEAEQAPAMIQVGQRVIQYLGLEPMKKMIDVFMKDITVPICIHLDHSRKYEQTMEAIQLGFQSVMFDGSALSFNENTAITRKVVEAARALGIGTEGEIGKIGGTEDDITVDEEDAMITTTEEAVAFIEATDVDSLAVSIGTAHGIYKKPPKLAFGRLKEISEAVKRPLVLHGGSDVPDEQVVKAISLGIAKVNVDTELRQAFTHGVLEVLNDNPVEYHLAVYLGRGREVMQAKVREKIRLFGSSGKAQDFFQDKKIVMI from the coding sequence ATGCCTTATATTTCCGGTAAAGAATTATTGCAACAAGCTTGGAAGAACGGATATGCTGTGGGAGCTTTCAGCGCGCACAATGCGGAAACCATTCAGTCCATTTTATGGGCGGCGGAAGCGGAACAAGCGCCGGCGATGATACAGGTCGGACAAAGGGTCATTCAATATCTTGGACTGGAACCAATGAAAAAAATGATTGACGTTTTTATGAAGGATATTACGGTGCCGATTTGTATTCATCTTGATCACAGTCGCAAGTATGAGCAGACAATGGAGGCCATTCAGCTTGGATTTCAATCCGTGATGTTTGATGGATCGGCGCTTTCTTTTAACGAAAACACTGCGATTACAAGAAAAGTGGTTGAAGCTGCCCGTGCGCTTGGAATCGGTACGGAAGGTGAAATTGGAAAAATTGGCGGGACGGAAGATGACATAACGGTGGATGAGGAAGATGCAATGATTACGACTACGGAGGAAGCGGTTGCTTTCATAGAAGCAACTGATGTTGATTCTTTAGCGGTATCTATCGGTACCGCCCATGGTATATACAAAAAGCCGCCAAAACTTGCGTTTGGCCGGTTAAAAGAAATTTCCGAGGCAGTAAAACGGCCGCTTGTTCTTCACGGTGGTTCGGATGTACCGGATGAACAAGTCGTAAAGGCAATTTCACTTGGAATTGCAAAAGTAAATGTGGATACGGAATTGCGACAAGCTTTTACACATGGAGTCTTGGAAGTTTTGAACGACAATCCCGTTGAATATCATCTAGCCGTTTATCTTGGACGTGGCAGGGAAGTCATGCAAGCAAAAGTACGGGAAAAAATCCGTTTGTTTGGTAGTTCCGGGAAAGCACAAGACTTTTTTCAGGATAAAAAGATAGTAATGATATAA
- a CDS encoding DUF4867 family protein, whose amino-acid sequence MSIFEMIKGLNKHVNIFHISDQAFTPYGKKITNYDFTEMIHYMEETEIPAAENIYVPSVEHMEKIVVAQMVQKNHYGDMEIQVGYCNGRNSHLNGLEYHKGSEINVAATDMVLLLGNVQEIKKNRYDVKKIEGFFVPMGSAIELYQTTLHFAPCKVLDSGFKCIVILPRGTNTPLDKPIQKLTEEDELLFMRNKWLLAHPERKPLVEKGAYPGITGENIEIHFS is encoded by the coding sequence ATGTCAATATTTGAAATGATTAAAGGTTTGAATAAACATGTAAATATATTTCATATTTCTGACCAAGCTTTTACTCCTTATGGAAAAAAGATTACAAATTATGATTTCACTGAAATGATCCATTATATGGAGGAAACCGAAATTCCTGCAGCGGAAAACATATATGTTCCATCTGTGGAACATATGGAAAAAATCGTTGTTGCACAAATGGTTCAAAAGAATCACTATGGCGATATGGAAATTCAGGTAGGATATTGCAACGGCAGAAATTCGCATCTGAATGGTCTTGAATATCATAAAGGCAGCGAAATTAACGTTGCTGCAACTGATATGGTTTTGCTTTTAGGGAACGTTCAGGAAATTAAAAAAAATAGATACGATGTGAAAAAAATCGAGGGTTTTTTTGTGCCAATGGGTTCTGCCATTGAGTTGTATCAAACAACATTACATTTTGCACCTTGTAAAGTACTGGATAGCGGTTTCAAATGTATAGTTATCCTGCCTAGAGGCACAAATACTCCATTGGATAAACCGATTCAAAAGCTAACCGAAGAAGATGAGTTGTTGTTTATGAGAAATAAATGGTTGTTGGCTCATCCGGAACGTAAACCATTAGTGGAAAAGGGAGCCTATCCGGGTATTACCGGAGAAAATATCGAGATACATTTTTCATAA
- a CDS encoding aldehyde dehydrogenase family protein, with amino-acid sequence MAEIGFQQYGLWIHGEWEHPSHSMDVLNKYTQEKAATIAVAEKVHVEKAVEAAKAALKKSFSPYQRFEVLSKASRLLLEWRDEFSRILAIEVGKPIREARGEVERAALTLEISAEEAKRIHGEGIPVESAPGSENRMAFTIRVPVGVIAAITPFNVPLNLVCHKIGPAIAAGNSVVLKPAEVAPVSALMLAELLDEAGLPKGRFNVVTGNGPEIGDWLLENKDVRMFTFTGSPRVGEWIRQKAGIRKVALELGNNSATIVHNDCDLDKAASIISQKSFNNAGQVCISVQRVYVHKDVQETFINKLKEKTEVLKVGNPLDESTDIGPMIRMEEAKRVESWVQEAVDQGAKIVLGGHREGALYQPTILTNVNADMKVCRQEVFGPVVSIDTYSDFDDVIARVNDSDYGLQAGVFTNNLGLAMKAAREIEVGGVIINDASAYRVDHMPYGGVKRSGTGKEGPAYAIEEMTEERIVVFNV; translated from the coding sequence ATGGCGGAAATTGGTTTTCAACAGTATGGCTTATGGATTCATGGAGAATGGGAACATCCATCTCATTCGATGGATGTGCTGAATAAATACACACAAGAAAAGGCGGCAACGATTGCTGTTGCAGAAAAGGTTCATGTGGAGAAAGCGGTTGAAGCGGCGAAGGCTGCATTAAAAAAGTCATTTTCTCCCTATCAACGCTTTGAAGTTTTGTCAAAAGCGTCAAGGCTTTTGCTGGAATGGAGGGATGAGTTTTCTCGGATTTTGGCAATTGAAGTCGGGAAGCCGATTCGTGAAGCACGTGGGGAAGTTGAACGTGCGGCGTTAACATTAGAGATATCTGCAGAGGAAGCCAAACGAATTCATGGCGAAGGAATTCCTGTAGAATCCGCTCCGGGATCGGAAAACCGAATGGCCTTTACCATTCGTGTACCGGTTGGCGTGATTGCTGCCATTACTCCGTTTAATGTGCCTTTGAATCTTGTATGCCACAAGATTGGTCCTGCAATTGCAGCAGGGAATAGCGTAGTTTTAAAACCGGCAGAAGTTGCGCCGGTATCGGCACTCATGTTAGCTGAGTTGTTAGATGAGGCTGGGCTGCCAAAAGGGCGTTTTAACGTCGTAACGGGTAATGGACCGGAAATTGGAGATTGGTTATTAGAAAACAAAGATGTCCGAATGTTCACATTTACCGGGAGTCCAAGAGTTGGTGAATGGATCCGGCAAAAGGCTGGCATTCGCAAGGTGGCGTTAGAACTCGGAAATAACTCCGCAACGATTGTCCATAATGACTGCGATTTAGACAAAGCAGCGTCAATTATTTCCCAAAAAAGCTTTAATAATGCCGGACAAGTTTGTATTTCCGTACAGCGCGTATATGTTCATAAAGATGTTCAGGAAACATTCATTAACAAGTTAAAAGAAAAAACAGAGGTGCTTAAAGTAGGGAACCCACTTGACGAGTCGACAGACATTGGGCCGATGATACGGATGGAAGAAGCGAAACGGGTGGAAAGTTGGGTTCAGGAAGCGGTTGACCAAGGTGCGAAGATTGTCTTGGGAGGTCACCGCGAAGGAGCACTTTATCAGCCGACAATCCTGACAAATGTCAATGCCGATATGAAAGTTTGTCGCCAAGAGGTATTTGGACCGGTCGTTTCTATTGATACGTATAGCGATTTTGATGATGTGATTGCAAGAGTCAACGATTCCGATTATGGTTTGCAAGCCGGTGTGTTTACAAATAATCTTGGTTTGGCAATGAAGGCTGCCCGTGAAATTGAAGTAGGCGGTGTAATCATCAATGATGCGTCAGCTTACAGAGTGGATCATATGCCGTATGGTGGTGTAAAACGGAGCGGTACTGGTAAAGAAGGCCCAGCCTATGCAATTGAAGAAATGACGGAAGAAAGAATTGTCGTTTTCAATGTATAG
- a CDS encoding alpha-glucosidase, translated as MSIFAKTTNTFALKSLADGFEIALNGMPILRHTMDQPMVFVGIGAETINMHRGNFDIQDYLIERVALRYAKIDENGDSYVVRLSKYAESEPSIVFSIKEENKRLKLELIQSDETINRFWFRVTADQNEKVYGCGEQLSYFNLRGKHFPLWTSEPGVGRNKKTYVTWQADVNDHAGGDYYTTNFPLPTYVSSKKYYCHVDTTAYADFDFRNDEFHELQVWDVPQSIVFEAADSFLELVEKITERFGRQPELPEWTYNGIWLGIQGGTDVVEEKLQRALDKGVKVGGVWCQDWQGKRITSFGKRLMWNWKWNPEEYPNLDQKMKEWKEKGIRFLGYINPYVAIEGDLYKTASEKGYLALNKQGEDYLVDFGEFYCGVVDFTNPEACKWYKSVIKNNLIDFGLDGWMADFGEYLPTDVVLKSGASAKIMHNAWPVLWAKMNYEAVREAGKLGEVVYFMRAGFTGTQKYCTLLWAGDQSVDWSLDDGLASVIPAALSSGIIGCGLHHSDIGGYTSLHGNKRTKELFMRWAEMSTFTPVMRTHEGNRPYDCFQFDSDDETLEHLARMTNIYVALAPYTKHLVKINAEKGIPVQRPLFMHYENDEEAYKLQYQYLYGRDLLVAPVHQESQQTWNVYLPEDQWIHLWTGQKYKGGYSEVDVPLGYPAVFYREDSDFVELFREISNL; from the coding sequence ATGTCTATATTTGCAAAAACAACGAACACTTTTGCCTTAAAAAGCCTGGCAGATGGCTTCGAAATCGCTTTAAACGGCATGCCGATACTGCGGCACACGATGGATCAGCCGATGGTGTTTGTCGGGATTGGTGCAGAAACGATCAACATGCATCGCGGCAACTTTGACATTCAAGACTATCTGATCGAAAGAGTTGCGCTCCGCTATGCAAAAATCGATGAAAATGGAGATTCGTATGTGGTCCGTTTATCCAAGTACGCGGAAAGTGAACCCTCTATTGTTTTTTCGATAAAGGAAGAAAACAAAAGGTTAAAGTTAGAATTGATACAATCAGACGAAACGATCAACCGTTTTTGGTTCAGAGTAACTGCAGATCAAAACGAAAAAGTATATGGCTGTGGTGAACAATTGTCCTATTTTAACTTGCGGGGAAAACATTTTCCGCTATGGACATCTGAGCCGGGAGTCGGGCGTAACAAAAAGACGTATGTGACCTGGCAAGCGGATGTAAACGATCACGCCGGCGGTGATTATTATACTACGAATTTTCCGCTTCCCACTTACGTTTCAAGTAAAAAGTATTATTGCCACGTGGATACAACAGCATATGCCGATTTTGATTTTCGAAATGATGAATTCCATGAACTTCAGGTCTGGGATGTTCCTCAATCGATCGTGTTTGAAGCCGCTGATTCCTTTTTGGAATTGGTCGAGAAAATCACCGAACGTTTTGGAAGACAGCCGGAATTGCCGGAGTGGACGTATAACGGTATCTGGTTAGGCATACAGGGAGGTACTGATGTTGTAGAAGAAAAACTGCAGCGGGCACTTGATAAAGGCGTGAAAGTCGGGGGAGTATGGTGCCAGGATTGGCAAGGAAAGCGTATTACGTCGTTTGGAAAACGATTGATGTGGAATTGGAAATGGAACCCTGAAGAATATCCGAATCTTGACCAGAAAATGAAAGAGTGGAAGGAAAAGGGGATTCGCTTTCTTGGGTACATCAATCCATATGTGGCTATTGAAGGTGATCTATATAAAACAGCCAGCGAGAAAGGATACCTGGCTTTAAATAAACAAGGTGAAGATTATCTTGTTGATTTCGGCGAATTTTATTGCGGGGTTGTTGACTTTACGAATCCGGAAGCGTGTAAATGGTATAAATCCGTTATTAAAAATAATCTCATTGATTTCGGGTTGGATGGATGGATGGCCGATTTTGGAGAATATCTGCCGACAGATGTCGTTTTAAAAAGTGGTGCATCCGCAAAAATCATGCATAATGCTTGGCCGGTGCTGTGGGCGAAAATGAATTACGAAGCCGTCCGGGAAGCCGGAAAACTGGGAGAAGTCGTTTATTTTATGCGTGCGGGATTTACCGGAACGCAAAAATATTGCACCCTTTTATGGGCCGGAGACCAAAGTGTGGATTGGAGCTTGGATGATGGATTGGCATCTGTGATTCCGGCAGCCTTATCCAGTGGAATCATTGGTTGCGGATTGCATCATAGTGATATAGGCGGATATACAAGTCTGCATGGCAATAAACGTACAAAAGAATTGTTTATGAGATGGGCAGAAATGAGTACGTTTACACCGGTGATGCGAACACATGAAGGCAATCGTCCGTACGACTGCTTCCAGTTCGATAGTGATGATGAAACATTGGAACATTTGGCGCGAATGACGAATATTTACGTTGCTTTAGCTCCTTACACAAAACACCTGGTAAAAATAAATGCAGAGAAAGGGATTCCTGTTCAGAGACCTTTGTTTATGCATTACGAAAACGACGAAGAGGCATATAAACTACAGTATCAGTATTTATACGGCCGTGATTTGCTTGTAGCACCAGTACATCAAGAAAGCCAGCAGACATGGAACGTATATTTGCCGGAGGATCAATGGATCCATTTGTGGACTGGACAAAAATATAAGGGCGGATATTCTGAGGTCGATGTTCCACTAGGGTATCCAGCCGTATTTTATCGAGAGGATTCGGATTTTGTTGAGTTATTTCGGGAAATTTCAAATTTATAG
- the sftI gene encoding sulfoquinovose isomerase, producing the protein MLETSLLYVPIGRTTFDLAAGEQYRQQSAVWLQDQCTVVQQPEKIITSVAELEDFLLSMKDYPFDTVLYQSVTFADGEFIEKVLKHFQIPVVVWSVREPSVGGRLRLNSLTGGNSTCNVLRNHRHPFSFVFGNPEEKQLQTRLLRQFQVNRVIRKLKQLTVGVIGDHPPGFFFSSANEEKLQQIFGVNIHKMDLYQAFAECVKLPQDQWMNTLELAETKVVGLNRTDETVQKFAQFASYVQSYIQDHNIQALAVRCWPDFFNELGAAACSTLSHLTEYGVVSSCESDIHGSISMFLLRELSSGSAPYLGDLVHIDEANNSVVFWHCGAGAYSLAHPATGAQAGVHPNRKIGMTMEFGLKPGEVTIFRLGFTPDGYRLLVMKGKAVDSPQPFSGTSVEVALTTEVTETVYKLMNEGFEPHYALVYADVTKALIELGRQLGIETIVFV; encoded by the coding sequence ATGTTAGAAACATCATTACTATATGTGCCCATCGGACGTACAACGTTTGATCTTGCTGCCGGTGAACAATATCGACAGCAAAGTGCGGTTTGGTTACAAGATCAATGTACAGTCGTACAACAACCTGAAAAGATTATTACATCTGTTGCGGAATTGGAAGATTTCCTTTTATCGATGAAAGACTATCCATTTGATACGGTGTTATATCAGAGTGTAACATTTGCGGATGGTGAATTTATTGAGAAGGTACTCAAACATTTTCAAATCCCGGTCGTGGTTTGGTCGGTTCGTGAACCTAGCGTCGGCGGGCGATTACGCTTGAATTCATTGACAGGCGGAAACAGTACGTGCAATGTTCTTCGAAATCATCGCCATCCTTTCTCTTTTGTATTTGGCAACCCGGAGGAAAAACAATTGCAAACACGTCTGCTCCGGCAATTCCAAGTCAATCGTGTTATTCGCAAACTGAAACAATTAACGGTCGGTGTGATTGGTGATCATCCACCCGGGTTCTTTTTTTCTAGTGCGAACGAGGAAAAGCTCCAACAGATATTTGGTGTAAACATTCATAAAATGGATTTATATCAGGCATTTGCCGAATGTGTCAAATTACCGCAAGATCAATGGATGAATACGTTGGAACTGGCGGAAACAAAAGTGGTCGGATTGAATCGGACGGATGAAACGGTTCAAAAGTTTGCACAGTTTGCTTCCTACGTGCAAAGTTATATTCAAGATCATAACATTCAAGCATTGGCAGTCCGTTGTTGGCCGGATTTCTTCAATGAACTGGGAGCGGCAGCATGTTCGACACTGTCACATCTGACCGAATACGGTGTCGTATCTTCATGCGAATCGGATATACACGGTTCGATCTCGATGTTTCTATTGCGGGAACTAAGCAGCGGAAGCGCCCCGTATTTGGGCGATCTTGTCCATATCGATGAAGCAAACAATTCAGTTGTTTTTTGGCATTGTGGCGCAGGTGCGTATTCGTTGGCACATCCTGCCACAGGAGCACAGGCAGGGGTGCATCCGAACCGTAAAATAGGCATGACGATGGAATTTGGACTGAAGCCTGGCGAGGTTACAATTTTCAGACTCGGGTTTACTCCCGACGGGTACAGATTGTTGGTCATGAAAGGGAAAGCGGTTGATTCTCCCCAGCCATTTAGCGGCACATCGGTGGAAGTTGCCCTGACGACAGAAGTAACTGAAACGGTATATAAACTCATGAACGAAGGATTCGAACCGCATTATGCGCTTGTTTACGCGGATGTTACGAAAGCGTTAATCGAATTGGGGCGTCAATTGGGTATTGAAACCATCGTATTTGTGTAA
- a CDS encoding bile acid:sodium symporter family protein yields the protein MIRISQGLNTSMILSKANSLMDRWIYIVMPLLMGIGIIIHVYLDDFVNATPYLFMYLTFVSSLHANLRDFKELIHQKTSAIVILLLLHVIVPVCAFQIAKLFFPAQPDLIAGITLFMALPVGVTAIFWVGYAGASLMIALAFVTFDTLISPFVVPMSLHFVLGSTVSVNGGALVVSLLKLVVLPSVLGMWAGDKLRQSNPPEWLRPLAISSSKFCLYLIVLFNAALIAGDLHAVAHDLVKVIIVVAVLMILGYLVSLGFVSLFCKKKDLKIAFSYSGGIRNYTVGVVLATAFFSPTAAFPILLAMLLQHPTALLFTFIFKKLPA from the coding sequence ATGATTCGTATATCACAAGGATTAAATACGTCTATGATCCTTAGTAAAGCAAACTCTTTGATGGATCGTTGGATTTATATTGTAATGCCGCTCTTAATGGGAATAGGAATTATCATTCATGTATATTTGGATGACTTTGTAAATGCAACACCCTATCTTTTTATGTACTTGACATTCGTATCTTCCTTGCATGCGAATCTTCGTGATTTTAAAGAATTGATCCATCAGAAAACTTCTGCAATCGTCATTCTACTGTTATTGCACGTAATCGTACCGGTTTGTGCCTTTCAGATTGCAAAATTATTTTTTCCTGCCCAACCAGATTTAATTGCGGGCATCACTTTGTTCATGGCTCTTCCCGTTGGTGTGACTGCAATTTTTTGGGTGGGTTATGCGGGGGCAAGTCTGATGATCGCGCTCGCCTTTGTAACATTTGATACGTTGATCAGTCCATTCGTTGTTCCAATGTCCTTACATTTTGTTTTAGGTTCAACCGTTTCTGTAAATGGAGGAGCTTTGGTCGTTTCGCTTTTAAAATTGGTAGTTTTGCCGTCCGTTTTGGGGATGTGGGCTGGAGACAAGCTGCGCCAGTCAAATCCACCCGAATGGTTGCGCCCGCTTGCCATTAGTTCATCTAAATTTTGTCTATACTTGATTGTCCTTTTTAATGCTGCATTGATTGCCGGGGATTTACATGCAGTCGCTCATGATTTAGTAAAAGTTATCATAGTTGTCGCTGTATTAATGATATTGGGATATCTGGTCAGTCTAGGATTTGTATCTCTGTTTTGCAAGAAGAAAGATTTGAAAATTGCTTTTTCCTATAGTGGCGGCATTCGAAATTATACGGTTGGGGTTGTTCTGGCAACCGCATTTTTCTCGCCAACAGCAGCTTTTCCGATACTTTTGGCAATGTTATTGCAACATCCTACCGCTTTGCTGTTTACCTTTATTTTCAAAAAATTACCTGCTTAA
- a CDS encoding GntR family transcriptional regulator, protein MKIYTVDPSNNVALYLQVKEILIDRIQNRVWPPNTLIPTEQELMQEFNVSRTTIRQAISILVQEGLLEKKQGKGTIVKTQQLVGSLGRLKGFAEEVMERGQIPHSQLLRAEFSGSLFDEKSMLQVTEDEKILVIERIRFADSTPIALERTCWPEKIGQILMKYDLQTAKFYQILEENNIFLKRAKEKISAINATIYEADVLGIRPGEALLEMSRLSFGLDDRPIEFTKTKYRSDHYHYDIELKR, encoded by the coding sequence ATGAAAATTTATACAGTGGATCCAAGTAATAATGTAGCATTATATCTGCAAGTAAAAGAAATTTTGATTGACCGTATTCAAAATCGTGTTTGGCCGCCTAACACCTTAATTCCGACTGAGCAAGAATTGATGCAGGAATTTAATGTAAGCCGTACGACCATTCGTCAAGCCATTTCGATCCTCGTTCAAGAAGGATTGCTGGAAAAAAAACAGGGAAAAGGCACGATTGTCAAAACCCAACAACTAGTCGGAAGTCTTGGTCGTTTGAAAGGATTTGCCGAAGAGGTGATGGAACGTGGGCAAATCCCTCATTCGCAGTTGTTGCGTGCGGAATTCAGCGGTTCACTTTTTGATGAAAAGTCAATGCTGCAAGTAACTGAGGATGAAAAAATTCTGGTCATCGAGAGAATCCGTTTTGCCGATTCCACGCCAATTGCATTAGAACGTACATGTTGGCCGGAGAAAATTGGTCAAATATTGATGAAATATGATTTGCAAACAGCGAAGTTTTATCAAATATTAGAGGAAAATAATATTTTCCTAAAACGAGCAAAAGAAAAAATTTCTGCCATCAATGCGACGATTTATGAAGCGGACGTTCTGGGAATACGGCCTGGTGAGGCTTTGCTTGAAATGTCCCGGTTAAGTTTCGGGCTTGATGATCGGCCCATTGAATTCACAAAAACAAAATATCGAAGTGACCATTACCACTATGACATTGAATTAAAACGATAA
- a CDS encoding carbohydrate ABC transporter permease: protein MKFIRGPLVWLYALLILVPVLVVVESSFKSLSDLYHNPLLPSKNLTIGPYSTLLSQEPISQYFLNSFEVTAISLVMVLIFGSMISYAILRLPKIPAFILYGIFSIGMMIPTQVNMIPVYLELSHFNMVDTLYGLILVETAFLLPIAVFIIGGFMRSLSKELIEAATVDGANEWHIFWKIAVPLSTPSIASTAIFGGVILWNDLLFPLLLIKSNANQTLPLALLSFTGQYQTNYPVIFAGVLLASIPLVVLYVFLQKYFIAGMTAGAVKG from the coding sequence ATGAAGTTCATTCGGGGACCGCTGGTTTGGCTATACGCTTTGCTGATTTTGGTGCCTGTCTTGGTTGTTGTAGAGAGCAGCTTTAAGTCGCTTAGCGATCTCTATCACAATCCATTATTGCCATCAAAAAATCTTACGATAGGGCCATACAGCACTTTGCTATCGCAAGAACCCATTTCTCAATATTTTTTGAACAGCTTTGAAGTGACTGCAATTTCATTGGTGATGGTGCTCATATTCGGCAGCATGATTTCCTACGCAATTCTCAGGCTTCCAAAGATTCCGGCGTTTATTCTATATGGAATTTTCTCCATTGGCATGATGATTCCGACGCAGGTCAATATGATTCCTGTTTACCTTGAGCTGTCACACTTTAATATGGTGGACACACTTTATGGTTTGATTTTGGTTGAAACAGCTTTTCTCCTTCCAATTGCCGTATTTATTATCGGTGGCTTTATGCGCTCGCTTTCAAAAGAACTCATTGAAGCAGCAACTGTCGATGGGGCGAATGAATGGCATATATTTTGGAAAATTGCAGTTCCACTTTCCACACCGTCGATAGCAAGTACGGCGATCTTTGGTGGAGTGATTCTTTGGAATGACCTGCTATTCCCGTTATTGCTGATTAAATCAAACGCAAATCAAACATTGCCATTGGCATTGTTAAGCTTTACCGGGCAATATCAAACGAACTATCCGGTTATCTTTGCAGGTGTACTCTTGGCAAGTATTCCTCTTGTCGTGTTGTATGTATTTTTACAGAAATATTTTATTGCCGGGATGACTGCAGGAGCGGTAAAAGGGTAA